The region GAGGAGGGCGTCTTCCGCTTCTGCTGGATCGTGGACTTCCCCATGTTCGAGCGGAACGAGGACACCGGGCAGATCGAGTTCTCCCACAACCCCTTCTCCATGCCGCAGGGCGGTCTGGAGGCCCTGGAGACCAAGGACCCGCTGGACATTCTGGCGTGGCAGTACGACATCGTCTGCAACGGTGTGGAGCTGTCCTCCGGCGCCATCCGGAACCACGAGCCGGACGTCATGTACAAGGCGTTCGCGCTCGCGGGCTACGACCGCGACGAGGTCGAGCGCGAGTTCGGCGGCATGCTGCGCGCGTTCCACTTCGGCGCCCCGCCGCACGGCGGCATCGCCCCCGGCGTCGACCGCATCGTGATGCTGCTGGCCGATGAGCCCAACATCCGCGAGACCATCGCCTTCCCGCTCAACGGCAACGCGCAGGACCTGCTGATGGGCGCGCCCAGCGAGGTGGACGAGGCGCGGCTGCGGGAGCTGCACCTGTCGGTGCGCAAGCCGCCGCAGGTCAAGAAGGCCGAGACCTCCGAGAAGGCCGAGACCTCCGAGAAGGCTGAGAAGGCAGATAAGGCTGAGAAGACGGCCGCCGAGGCCGAGAAGCCCGCCGAGTAGGCGGGCCGGACGAGACCCACAGGGCGGGGGCGTGCCGAACGGCGCGCCCCCGCCCCGCGTCTGCGGATGGCCGAATGACGCGCTTCGCACAGCCATTCACAGCCGGCACCCATGGGGCTGCCAGCTTGCCTCCCTACTGTCCCGGGCCATGACCGAACAGCAGAGCAACGACCTGGATCCCGAGCGGGACCTGACGAGGCGGCGGGTCGTGGTGGCCGGCGGCGCGGCCGTCGCGGCGGCGGGCCTGGGAACGGCCATCGCCACCACCGCCTCGGCGGGCGAGACCTCCGCGACCTCCGCCACCCCCTCGGCCTCCGCCTCCTCCCCGTCCGGGGAGGTCTGTTACCGGCTCACCTCGGAGACGACCGAGGGGCCGTACTACATCGACGCGGACAAGATCAGAAAGGACATCACCGAGCACAAGGAGGGCATTCCGATGACCCTCCGCCTCAAAGTGATCGACTCCGATAGCTGCAAACCCGTGGCGAAGGCCGCCGTCGACATCTGGCACTGCGACGCGCTGGGGCTCTACTCGGGCTATGAGAGCTCGAGCAGCGGTGGGGGCGGCACCCCGCCCACCGGCACCCCGCCCACCGACGCCCCGACGGGTGCTCCGACCGGTGGCCCGCCCGGCGGCGGCCACCAGGATCCGACCGACGACAAGCGGTATCTGCGCGGCACCCAGTTGACCGACCGGCACGGCTTCGTCGAGTTCACCACGGTCTTCCCCGGCTGGTACCGGGGCCGCTGTGTGCACGTCCACACCAAGGTGCACGTCGGCGGCAAGCTCACGGACGCCGGTTACGAGGGCGGCCACACCTGCCACACCGGTCAGCTCTTCTTCGCCGAGGAGGCGGTGCTCGCCTCGGCCGAGGTGGCCCCGTACAACACCAGCACCACCGAGCGCACCACCCTCGACGAGGACGGGATCTACCCCGGCAACGGCGCGCAGGGCGGTCTGCTGAACCTGAAGTACCGCAAGGGAAAGATCGAGAAGGGTGTCACCGGAAGCCTCACCCTGGGGGTCGACCCCGACGAGACCCACGAGGGCACCGACCTCTGAAGCCCCGGGGTGAAGTGGAGCCCCGGGGTGAAGTGAAGCCCTGAGGCGAGGTGAAGACCTGAGGCGAGGTGAAGCCCTGGGCGCCCTCGGGTCAAAGCCTCCGGTCCACGCCGCACGGTGTGCCACGGTCCGCGCGGGCGGCCCGGTGCACGGCGCGCAACAGCCGCTTCGGCGTGGTCCGGTGCTGCCATAAGACGGCTTGCACGCCGTACTCCATCACCGCCATCAGCTCCGTCTCACGGAGCTCGCCCGCGATCAGCACCACCCGCTGCCGACCGCCCCGCACCAGGCGGCGCAGCTCCGCCCCGGCGCGGTCGTCGAGGCGCTCGGCGAGCATGACGGCGACGGCGCCGCGGGGTTCGTCGCCGGGCGGGCACGGCCGGTCGACCAGCTCGACGCTGGGCTGATGCTGCAGATGACGCACGACCCCGGCCCGGCTGAGCGGGTCGGGGCCGTGGACCGTCACCGTGACACGTGCGTCCGGCACTGCTTCCTCGACTCCCCGGTGGCTATGGACTCCACAGGGTCACCGAGGGGACTAAACGAACGGTTGCCGCGCGATCAACACGCGCATGAGCGGCTATGCGGCGCCCGCTCGCCGACCGCTACGCGGCGCCGTTCCCGTTCTGCTCCGCACCGCCGAAGCGCTCCCGGAAGGACTCCAGGTCCTCCTCGGTGATCTTCGCGAAGAGCACCGGGGGAACGGTGAAGGCCGTGCCCGCCGGAACCGACGCCAGCGCCTTCGCCTCCTCCTGGCCGACCCAGACCGCGGTGTCCTCGCTCAGCGCGAACGCCGACCGCATGGCCCGTGCCGAGGACGGGATGAACGGCTCGGAGACGATCGCGTAGAGGTGGATGAGGTTCATCGCCGTACGCAGGGTGAGGGCCGCGGCCTCCTGGTCGGTCTTGATCTCCAGCCAGGGGGCCTTCTCCTCCAGGTAGGAGTTGCCCGCGCTCCACAGGGCGCGCAGCGCCGCCGCGGCCTTGCGGAACTGGAGCGCGTCCATGTGCTCCTCGTACTCCGCCAGCAGCCGCGCGATCTCCTCGCCCAGGCGCTCCTCCGCCTCCCCGGCGGCCTGCCCGGCCGGGACCTCGTCCCCGAACCGCTTGCGGGAGAAGGACAGCACGCGGTTGACGAAGTTGCCGAGAGTGTCGGCCAGGTCCTTGTTGACGGTGGCGGTGAAGTGCTCCCAGGTGAAGGAGGTGTCGTCGGACTCCGGGGCGTTCGCCATCAGGAAGTAGCGCCAGTAGTCGGCGGGCAGCACCTCGAGCGCGGCGTCGGTGAACACCCCGCGCTTCTGGGAGGTGGAGAACTTCCCGCCGTAGTACGTCAGCCAGTTGAACGCCTTGACGTAGTCGACCTTCTTCCAGGCGTCCCGGGTGCCGAGGAGGGTGGCCGGGAACATCACGGTGTGGAACGGGACGTTGTCCTTGGCCATGAACTCGGTGTAGCGGACGGTCTCGTCCACGTCGTACCACCACGACTTCCAGTCGCGGTTCTCCGGGTCCAGATCCGCCCATTCCTTGGTGGCCCCGATGTACTCGATCGGCGCGTCGAACCAGACGTAGAAGACCTTGCCCTCGGCCGCCAGCTCCGGCCAGGTGTCGGCCGGCACCGGCACGCCCCAGTCCAGGTCGCGGGTGATCGCCCGGTCCTGCAGCCCCTCGTTCAGCCACTTGCGGGCGATCGAGGAGGCCAGCGTCGGCCAGTCCTTGCCGCGCTCGTCGACCCAGGAGGCGACCTCCTCCGCCAGCTTGGACTGGAGGAGGAAGAGGTGCTTGGTCTCCCGGACCTCCAGATCGCTGCTGCCGCTGATCGCGGAGCGGGCGTCGATCAGGTCGGTCGGGTCGAGCACGCGGGTGCAGTTCTCGCACTGGTCGCCGCGGGCCTTGTCGTAGCCGCAGTGCGGACAGGTGCCCTCGATATAGCGGTCGGGGAGGAAGCGGCCGTCGGCGTTGGAGTACACCTGGCGGATCGAGCGCTCCTCGATGAAGCCGTTCGCCTTGAGCTCACGTGCGATCGTCTGGGTGATCTGCACGTTCTGCGCGGAGGAGCTGCGGCCGAAGTAGTCGAAGGCGAGCCCGAAGCCGTCGTAGATCGCCTTCTGCGCCTCGTGCTGCTGGGCGCAGAACTCGTCGACCGGCAGCCCGGCCTCCTTGGCGGCCAGCTCGGCGGGGGTGCCGTGCTCATCGGTGGCGCAGATGTAGAGGACGTCATGGCCGCGCTGGCGCATATAGCGGGAGTAGACGTCGGCCGGGAGCATGGACCCCACCATGTTGCCCAGGTGCTTGATCCCGTTGATGTAGGGAAGGGCGCTGGTGATGAGGTGTCGAGCCATTGCAGGCTGCTCCCGAGTCGATACGGTAAGTGACGTCCGGCTCTACTGAGCCGCCCATATCGTATCCGAGTGACGGGGGCCACCCGCGCGGCGTTTTTTCCGCGGCGGATGGCCCCCGATGTGGTGCC is a window of Streptomyces violaceusniger Tu 4113 DNA encoding:
- the metG gene encoding methionine--tRNA ligase, with the translated sequence MARHLITSALPYINGIKHLGNMVGSMLPADVYSRYMRQRGHDVLYICATDEHGTPAELAAKEAGLPVDEFCAQQHEAQKAIYDGFGLAFDYFGRSSSAQNVQITQTIARELKANGFIEERSIRQVYSNADGRFLPDRYIEGTCPHCGYDKARGDQCENCTRVLDPTDLIDARSAISGSSDLEVRETKHLFLLQSKLAEEVASWVDERGKDWPTLASSIARKWLNEGLQDRAITRDLDWGVPVPADTWPELAAEGKVFYVWFDAPIEYIGATKEWADLDPENRDWKSWWYDVDETVRYTEFMAKDNVPFHTVMFPATLLGTRDAWKKVDYVKAFNWLTYYGGKFSTSQKRGVFTDAALEVLPADYWRYFLMANAPESDDTSFTWEHFTATVNKDLADTLGNFVNRVLSFSRKRFGDEVPAGQAAGEAEERLGEEIARLLAEYEEHMDALQFRKAAAALRALWSAGNSYLEEKAPWLEIKTDQEAAALTLRTAMNLIHLYAIVSEPFIPSSARAMRSAFALSEDTAVWVGQEEAKALASVPAGTAFTVPPVLFAKITEEDLESFRERFGGAEQNGNGAA
- a CDS encoding intradiol ring-cleavage dioxygenase, producing MTEQQSNDLDPERDLTRRRVVVAGGAAVAAAGLGTAIATTASAGETSATSATPSASASSPSGEVCYRLTSETTEGPYYIDADKIRKDITEHKEGIPMTLRLKVIDSDSCKPVAKAAVDIWHCDALGLYSGYESSSSGGGGTPPTGTPPTDAPTGAPTGGPPGGGHQDPTDDKRYLRGTQLTDRHGFVEFTTVFPGWYRGRCVHVHTKVHVGGKLTDAGYEGGHTCHTGQLFFAEEAVLASAEVAPYNTSTTERTTLDEDGIYPGNGAQGGLLNLKYRKGKIEKGVTGSLTLGVDPDETHEGTDL